CTTCCGTAAAATACTGTCGCAAAGGCATGTGGTATGTGCTCCGCGTCTACACCTATTCCATTATCTCTGACCCTCAACCTGAAGATTTTAACGTCTTCTGAGCTCCCTTCGCCCACTTCCTGTAGCTCAACGATTATTTCAGGCAAAATCCTGCCCACTTCACAGGCGTCAAGCGAGTTCTCCACAAGCTCTCTGATGGATGTGTAAAGGGAACGACTAGGGTTTGTGAATCCAGCAATATCTCTATTACGGTAGAAGAAGTCAGCAGGTGATATCTTTTCGAACTTTACTTCTGTCAATTCTTTACCACCGTTCTCTGATTTTATAGTATAAGTCTTTTTATAGACTTGCTACGCAGTTATACAAAGTGCCTATTTTATCTTTCCTTACGAATGATCTTATAGTTTAAATCCAGGTATTAGCCTTCCCGTTTTTCTCTTACGAGCGTATTCATCGAGCATTTTATACACTGCACTATGCGGCGAGCCGGTTATCAATCTTATCACAGCCTCTTTAGCAGCCTCGACATCCTGAGGATCTCCTATTATCGCTACAGTGTCCCCGTATATCGACACAAATACATGAGCGTTCTCTTCAATTATTTTCCTCGTTTTTCCTCCAGTCCCTATAAGTCTGGCCCTAATCCTGACCAGGTCGTTCACGTTCTTACCAATGAAATCCTCCAAGTGTACGATATCTAGCACCACGTCCTCTTCGAAAAGCCTGAATGCTCTTTCCGGTGAGAACCCTCTACCTATCGCAACCACAATATCACGGGCTTTAAATATAGCAGCCGGATCTCCCCCTTCGTTCGGGGATTTGGCAAGTTCTATAGATACTACACCACCATCGCTATCGATCGTGAGTTTTACGTCCAGTTTTTCTTCTATCGTCTTCTTCACAGAACCGTTAACTCCTATCAGTACGCCTATCCGGTCTTTGGGTATTGTTACTGTAAGTGTCCCGTGCTTCGGTTCGGGATTTTCGGGATACATTTCACTATGTTTCCAAAAATTCCAGTATTATATAAACGACAAGCTACTTCCCTCTTCAGAAAACAACCTCAGAAGGAAATACAACAATTCCGTTTTGGGTTATCTTAAATGGTCTCGGCTGTATGTCATGGTTCACGCCTCTCATTTTTTCAATCATTAAAACATAGATGATGCCGCCGGTCCTAAGAAGCCTCTGTAGAATTATTGCACCATGGGCAACGTATTCTTCAATCTGATATTTTCTCTTCGTTATCGACGAATGCGTAAGTTCTGAAATCAATAACGTTGTACAATTAAGAGGTGCAATACCTCGAATTAAGTTAAGAATAGCTTCCCTTCTTTCAACTTCGTTTGGATATTGTAATATGAATGTTGAGAGCGAGTCTATAACAAGCCTTTTAGCGTCTATTCTTTCACACTCTTTTTTTATTCTTTCTACCAAAGATATAAGTTGAAATTCTCTACTCCCAATAGTTACTTCACCTAATTTGACATTCTTTGTTATGAAACGTATAGGCGAAGCATCAATTATGGCAATCTTGTCCTCACTCTCTAGTTTATTTAAATCCCAACCAAACCTCCTCATATTAGACTTGACCATTTCAGGGTCTTCTTCAAGGAGTACTAGGATACCATTTTCACCAAATTTAACGACACCATTATAAAGGAACTGGATACCAAACGTTGTTTTACCACAACCTGGTGAACCAAGAACTAATATCACATACCCCCTCGGTATGCCTTGCCCCTCTAACATTGCATCAACGCCTTCTATACCAGTGCGTGCGTACAATACCAAGTTTGATCACTCCCAGTAATGCTTTTAGGTAGTTGTTTTTAACTTTAAGTTATTTGATGCCGCCCCGTCTAGTCTTCTTATCAGGTATTTTTTCATCCTCATCAATATGTTTCTTTTCGGTTAGGTACGTCTCCTTAGGCAGTTTCTCAAGCTCTTTTAATGCGTCTAGATCATCCACCTTAAGCACTACTGGTCCGACGTAGCCACAGGAGGTACATCGGTACAGCATTCCTGCATATCCGCCTAAGTATAAGTTAATTTTATCACCTTTACATATAGGACATATCAGGGTTTTCACATACATCAGAACTCCTCTTTGATAGTAAGAAATGACGCACAAGTCATGCTCTTCCCAACACCTTCGATAGTCCTTAGCTTGTCTATAACGAGCTCACCTATGGCTTGTATGGATTCTCCCCTCACCTTTAAAAGTATATCCCACTCGCCGGATATTAGATGAACTTCATAAACATCGGGTAACGTTGCTATGTATTCGCCAAGCTTTTTTTGAGAAATGCTGGTCCCCGGAAGAAAAGATATTAAAACGAACGCGGTTGCTGGTTTGCCAAGTTTCGAGTAATCAGGTATAACAGTAAATTTTTTAATTATTCCTTTACTCCTCAGTTTCTTTATTCTTTCCTGAATAGTTGTCCTAGGCATGCCTAGCTTTATTGCAAGATCCGAGATACTCTGACTTGCATCTTCGATAAGCGCGTTTAATATTTTCCAATCTCTTTCGTCCATCATGCCACTAATAAAATAGTATAATGGTTGCTTTTGGTTCTTACTTTTATTGGCATTTATTCATTAAATGCTGAATTAAAAGTGAATGGGTTAACTGACAGTGGACGAGGTTTGTACCTCTTTCCACATAAGTATTATCGCGTACTCTCTAGGTATGCCTTTAGACTGCATAATAGTTTCTATGTTTCTCTGCAAAGATTCATCAACCCTTGGGCCAAACTTCGCTCCATGCTTTTCTTTTAACTCCTCATAGAGTTTATCTGCGAGTTCGGTGTAAGTCGTCAAGGAATGGATTTTCTTCGGCAGATCGGAAACTGTCTTGGCCATTTCTTCTAATTCTCTAATCCTTTTCTTCTTCTCGGAAAGCTCTTGCCTAAGGATTGTGATTTTTGTCTCCAATCCTGCCTTAAGCTCCTGGGATACTGGCATGTTCGAACTTTCTTTATATTTCAACGTATCTAACTCGACGATTGAGATACATAACTCTGTCTCAATACTCGAAAACTCGGCCTCCAATTTACTCTTAGCCGCGTTGATTTTTTCAATTAGAGATGTCGACTCACCGACTATTTGCTCCCTCATGGTATTCCATCTCGCCAAAATCTCTCTAATAGTTGCAACACTAATGTCTTGTTCCAGAAGCATCTTTTGGAATATTTGTTCTCGTATCTTTACTTCTTGTACTCTTGCCATGAGCGCATCATACCCATCGAAAGCTTCTTTAACAATTGAAGATTCGAGGTCCTTGGACGGTACGACACTTTCAGGCTGTTTTATCTGCAACTTAACCTCCGTTTCCGTTGCGGTGCTTAATTCAGGTTCTACCTGAGGGACCTCCTCCACTATATCCTTTACCGCTTTTTCTTCCTTAAATTTTATTACTATCTTTTTTGGCATTATAGTCCCTCCTGACTAAACCTCAGTCTTTCAGGAATCCACATTCAATTTCATCCCTTCTTGCTTGGTAGAAGTTTTTTAGTTTTGCTAAAAAACTTTACTATATTATCGATATCGAGCATTTTGGCAGTACTTATCTTTGCGCGTTCCTCATTTGCGATATCGGTTTTCTTGGGAATCAAATCAAGCATTTGGAGACCGATCAGCGTGCTTTCAAGGACTTTACGCCGTTGTAAACCAAGCGTGAACCTTACGGGCACGACTTTTTCATTTTTGTCGATTCTAAACACGCCGATCTTAAGGTCCGAAACCTTCCAACTAACGCTAAACTGTAAAGGATCTATAACTAAAGCTATGGCCTTAGGGAACATGGCCTGATAGGCTTTCTGCGTCTCGACATCTATGGGTGACATAAATACGTTTAAACCAGGGTGCGAGTGGTACCATCCAACTATGTAGAGGTCCGGAATGTTTTCCATTAAGACTTCAGCAACTAATGCCATAACGCTCTCTTCGAGCTTAACATACGCAGGCGAGCTTTGTTGGAGGCCCGTAACAGCATCCCAGACCTCAACAACGTCTGATACGACCTTCCCTATCATCAAACCCGCGACTTCCTGATTAAGGTTAGCAATAGTATGATGAAGAATCTTACCAAGCGCTAAGGGATAAATACGTGCCCTCATGGAACCTGCATCTTACTGCTTAACCGTATTAATTAACGTTTGAAATGCTGACAAGACTATCAGACGCCCTCTAATTCTAGCGTAATGCGCCTAAAATATATGGGGATTCCCGACGTTGTCTACTCGTAACTCCCAACCGCTTTAAAAAGTTAATATTTAAATACGTTACAAGTAAAGTGCCGGTTAGGGGTTAACGACTTATGAAAATCAAAGTTATACCTGCAGTCGGTGGTGGTAGCCCTCTAGAATTGGAGGTCTCACCAAATGCGACGATAGGGGCGATTAAAACGAAGGTTTGCGCCATCAAGAAACTTCCACCAGACACTACGTACCTAACCTACAAAGGTAGGGCTCTGAAAGAAACGGAAACACTTGCAAGCTTAGGCATATCAGAGGGTGACAAATTGGTCATCATAACGAGGACTGTAGGGGGTGGTGCCTCTGGAGATCTACTCGGAATTGCCCGAACCTCTGTGGAATAAGAGACTAGCCGTAGAGTATAGGTTGATGCAAGAGCGCGACCCTCCGTTATTCGATATAGTGGATGGTGACCTGACGCACTATATGGGCGTGATAGTGGGCTCTGGATACTATGAGGGCGGTTACTTTAAGGTAGAGATAAAAATACCGAGGGCATACCCGTATGTACCGCCGGACGTCATTTGGCATACGAGGATATGGCATCCCAATTTCACGGACGAAGTTCCTGCTAGAGTATGTGAATCTATTTTCAAAGATGATTGGAGACCCGGATTATATCTTGTGAATATCGTTGAAGCTTTGCAAAATTTGTTAGCTAACCCGAACCCGGACGATCCTCTTAACTCAATAGCTGCTTATGAAATGAAATATAAGCCCGACGTTTTTTTGAATAGAGTTAGGTACTACATAGAGTTATACGCAACTCCAGAAAAGATATTTGAGAAAAAGCTAAAGTGGCGAATGTAACTAGAAACTCGTACTTCATTTCTGTCTCGAAAGGTAGGGCGCCAAGAGTTCCGCGAATAGCGGGAGTACTCGCGTTTGAAGATAAATTTTTGCAGGTCCCTCAACATCAAACACTAACCCCTCCCCTCCCAGAAGGAAACTCTTCCAGCCGCCGAATTTCCTAACACTCCACTTAGTGTTTTCTGGCATAGCTACAAAGTGTAGGTTATCTACACTAATCCTCTCGTGGGGTTGTAGCTCAACTTTTTCGATCGCTCCAAACGAGTTCACCCATACGCCTCCGGTTCCTTTGACGTTTAACCACACAAATTGCCCCTCGGCCAGTACGCCCCTTATTCCCCTCCACCCGACGCTTATTTTTATGTCACCGTGATGTGCCAAGTAAGAAGTGTCCTGGACGAAGTACCCTTCGTTATTAAGTGGTATGTATTCCACATCCCCAGGCATTCGTGGGACGAGCCAGACCTCACCATTCGTCCTCGTAGAAAATGTGTTCAAGAATAAGGACTCGCCGCCTACTAACTTCCTCAATACCGCATCCCTTATACCGCCCGTGTATGTCTTAACTTCAACGTCACCTCTCATTAACATCATCGCTCCACCTTCTGAGGTCACGGAATCGCCAGACTCTAACTTCACCTTTAGCACGGTATAAGATGGTCTATTATCTATCGTCCAGCTAACCATGTAAAGTTATGGCGCTCTCAAAGGTTTAACACTTTCTTTGCTTCATCTATATAATATCCTTCTAGTTGGCGCTTGACATTCCATGCTTTAATACGTTCATTTTTAAGTCTTAACCTAAACGTTATTATATTATTATAGTAAATTTCCGAGCTGTAAATGGAGCCGTATCTGTTAGAAAGGTACGACAGACAGATAAGAATCAGCGGCTGGGACCAGTGGAAGGTTTCGAACTCTACGGTCTTAATAGCTGGTGTGGGTGCAACAGGTTGTGAGTTAGCAAAAAACCTTTGTCTCGCTGGAGTCGGTAAGCTGATCTTAATTGATAATGATGTAGTAGAGCTCTCGAACCTTAACCGTCAAATGTTGTTTGACGACTCCGATATAGGTTCACCGAAAGCTATAGTTGCCAAAGAGAAGCTCCAAAAGATAAACCCCCACGTTAAAGTTGATGCTTATTACGAGGACTTGAGAAAGTTTGGTGAATTCATGCTAAAAAACGTGGATGTGCTCTGTTCTTGTTTAGACAACTGGGCAACAAGAAGGTGGCTTAACTCACTTGCTGTCGAGCTCAAGAAACCTCTCGTCGACACAGCAATCGAAGGTCTTTATGGAAATGTACAGGTTGTAATACCAGAAGAGACAGCATGTCTTGAATGCCATGGTGATGCCTTAATACCTAGGGACACGCAGTTGGCTGAATGCACGCTCAGAAGACGTAAGCCAGAGGACCTCGCCGAGGACTTAAAGAAGAACAACATCGAGATGCCGTTTGAAATCGTTAAAGAGCTGTTTTCTATGGGTATAAAAACGATCTATGACCTGAAATATACACCAATAGAAAGACTTCAAAAAGAAGGTAGCAAAATCTCTGAGGAGATAATCAAAATAAGGGATTTATTAAGGCCTAAGCTGCCAGCAATTCAAGGAGGAGCTTCTGTCATCGCAGGGGTAGCATCTTTGGAAGTGCTGAAAATAATACACGGTGGAAGCATTGGAAAGGTAACGAAACACCTTATAGTGTATGACGGCGTATCGCAGAGGTTAACTAAAGTTGCTCTGAAAAGAAGAAAAGACTGCTTTGTATGTGGCGATTTTATGCATGGAAGACCGATTGAGATAACGGCCAGTCCCGATGATTGTGTATGGAACTTGAAGGAGAAGGTAAGCGCGATATTCAGCATACCAGATCCCGAAATACAGTATAAAAGATGGATATTAAAAGATGAGCAAAAGTTATCGGAGATAAACATTAAAAGTGACGAGATACTCTATATCCACACAAGCAGGCGGTACGTACCAATAGCCATAAAGGTGAGCTTTAGTGAGAATAGTGATAGGACGTGAAGTTTGTGTGGGTAAGTGGATTTGGACAAAAGCTAAGGTGGTGAGTAAGGTGTGCCCGATTTGCACCTCCGAAATCGATGAAGGTGCGACTACAACAACATGCCCCCACTGCGGTACCATAGGTCATAAGACATGTTTCGAGAGTTGGTTAAGTATAAGAAACGCCTGCCCGATATGTAAGAGACCAGTATTGGAGATGATATTATGAGCGAAGAAGAAGAGTTTGTGATAGATCTCGAGTATGTCGATACGCCGAGCGGAAAAGTTGCATCAATTAATACCGTCAAGAAGCTAGCCGAAGCGATTTCTATAGTTCATGAGGAGGCTGAAAAATTATCGAACAAAGTTCAGTCCCTCGAAAACAAAATACCTGGTGCTGATTTATTAAATAGATTAGAAAGCAGGTTAGCAGCTTTGGAGAAAGGTCAAGACCAGATACTTGCCCATATAGACTCGCTAATAGAGGCCTTCAATAGCTTAATAGAAACTTTAGAGAAAACATTGAGAAAAGATTAAGGTGCGAGTATAGCTTTCCTAAATTCTCCAACCAACTTTTCTAAACTCAATTTACGTTCCGTAAGCTCATTTATATCATTTAACAACTTTGCCTTCTTTGCCTCCAGTCTAGAGATCTCCTCACTCATCTCCCGCATCCTATTTTCCAACTCGCGTGCCATCTCTTCGCGTTCCTTTATCTTCATCAGAGCATCCGAGAGTTCCCTCTCTCTTTTTGCAATCCTTTCAAGTCTTATCTCTTTTAGTTTGAACATACGGTTTATCCTATTTACTTCTTCATCAATCTTGCGCAACATCCCCTCTAACGATACCAAGTAACGCTGGGATAGGTCTTTAAGTTCCGCCTCGATTCTGTTTTTCTTTTCCTCCAGCTCGTTGACATAGGCATTAAAGTTTGATAGCTTGTACTCCTTCTCTTCAAGGTCCGCCTTCCACTTCTTTAGTTCACTTTTGAGGGTCTCGAGTTCGCTCCTTTCCTTGATTAGCTTCTCTACATCTTCTCTGAGCATTGTTCTCTCTCGTGAGAGCAACTCCAAGATATCATTAAGACCTTCTTTGATAGAATCGAACCATTCTTTATATTCCCTTATAATCTTCAACTCTCTTACAACACTCTCTGCACTTTCCGCCGCCTCACTTACTTTCGTCAAAAACTCTTCTGGAAATGCCCTTTCCCTTTCAAGTTTCCTAACATTTTCCAGAACTTCGATAAGCGCTCTTTCAACCGAGCTAATCCTCTTATCCATTCTCTCTTCAAGTTGGAGTCTAAGCTCTTCTAACTCTCTCCTAAACTCGTTAAGGACCTCCTCTTTTGACTTTCCTCCAAGAAAACCCATTTTGGATCATAAAGGTTTGCATAAAGCTCGTATAAAAGTGTACAGGGATGGTAAACGGTCAAACCATAACATACCAAATTATATTTTATAAATAAGAAAAATCTAGTAGCAATGAGGTTGAGTGGTGGGCTTGGAAGTCTCATCCCAAGCTGTATTGGGGCGGTTTTTTAAGCTGGCACTAATCGTGGCCGGAATTGGTGCAGTCCATATACTCACGCTATTCATGTCTTGGTATACAGTGGTGTCGGACGCAATAACTACGACCGCTATACAAGGGTACGCAATCGCCGAGTCTCTTTACATGTCGATTGCAGGCGGCATAGTATGTGGGATTGCGCTCTTGCTATCATCTACCTCGTCAAATATAATAACGGCGAAGTGGCTCGTCGGGACTACCGCGCTTGTCGGAGCTCTTTTAGCGATAGCATCACCAGCCTACGCTCACTTTATGGCAATACCTGCGCTACAGGCAGAAGGTTATTTAGAAATAGGAATATTCATGTCCTATCTTTCAGCAATAGCGATGTTTATCCCCGCCACTACTATAATAGCCACACCTATTAAAGTCGAAGTGATACCTAGTGTTGGACCTCCTTATCTTGAAACTTCAGCCCCAGCTGTTGAGGAGGCCATCGAGCTCGTACATACAACTGATGTGCCCCCTGGTGCTGTATGTGGAATATGTTACCAAGATTTAGATCCAGAAACCACCATGATGTGTAGTGACTGCCAGACGTTGTTTCACAAGGGTTGCATAGACGTCTGGGTAAACTTAAACGGTACGTGTCCGAGTTGTAAGAAGCCCGTAGTTAGGTAAATCTTTTTATATCGACTAAGTATTATGTTTATCTCCAAGTGGTATGGAATCAACAACTTCACTGTACAACGAGATAGTCAGGCTGGCACTTGAGCGAAACTTCTTCTTCCCATCGTCTGAGATATACAGTGACGCACCG
This genomic stretch from Aigarchaeota archaeon harbors:
- a CDS encoding AAA family ATPase gives rise to the protein MVLYARTGIEGVDAMLEGQGIPRGYVILVLGSPGCGKTTFGIQFLYNGVVKFGENGILVLLEEDPEMVKSNMRRFGWDLNKLESEDKIAIIDASPIRFITKNVKLGEVTIGSREFQLISLVERIKKECERIDAKRLVIDSLSTFILQYPNEVERREAILNLIRGIAPLNCTTLLISELTHSSITKRKYQIEEYVAHGAIILQRLLRTGGIIYVLMIEKMRGVNHDIQPRPFKITQNGIVVFPSEVVF
- a CDS encoding ubiquitin family protein; its protein translation is MKIKVIPAVGGGSPLELEVSPNATIGAIKTKVCAIKKLPPDTTYLTYKGRALKETETLASLGISEGDKLVIITRTVGGGASGDLLGIARTSVE
- a CDS encoding Lrp/AsnC family transcriptional regulator; the protein is MMDERDWKILNALIEDASQSISDLAIKLGMPRTTIQERIKKLRSKGIIKKFTVIPDYSKLGKPATAFVLISFLPGTSISQKKLGEYIATLPDVYEVHLISGEWDILLKVRGESIQAIGELVIDKLRTIEGVGKSMTCASFLTIKEEF
- a CDS encoding TIGR00266 family protein, coding for MVSWTIDNRPSYTVLKVKLESGDSVTSEGGAMMLMRGDVEVKTYTGGIRDAVLRKLVGGESLFLNTFSTRTNGEVWLVPRMPGDVEYIPLNNEGYFVQDTSYLAHHGDIKISVGWRGIRGVLAEGQFVWLNVKGTGGVWVNSFGAIEKVELQPHERISVDNLHFVAMPENTKWSVRKFGGWKSFLLGGEGLVFDVEGPAKIYLQTRVLPLFAELLAPYLSRQK
- a CDS encoding ThiF family adenylyltransferase, with the translated sequence MEPYLLERYDRQIRISGWDQWKVSNSTVLIAGVGATGCELAKNLCLAGVGKLILIDNDVVELSNLNRQMLFDDSDIGSPKAIVAKEKLQKINPHVKVDAYYEDLRKFGEFMLKNVDVLCSCLDNWATRRWLNSLAVELKKPLVDTAIEGLYGNVQVVIPEETACLECHGDALIPRDTQLAECTLRRRKPEDLAEDLKKNNIEMPFEIVKELFSMGIKTIYDLKYTPIERLQKEGSKISEEIIKIRDLLRPKLPAIQGGASVIAGVASLEVLKIIHGGSIGKVTKHLIVYDGVSQRLTKVALKRRKDCFVCGDFMHGRPIEITASPDDCVWNLKEKVSAIFSIPDPEIQYKRWILKDEQKLSEINIKSDEILYIHTSRRYVPIAIKVSFSENSDRT
- a CDS encoding Mov34/MPN/PAD-1 family protein; this translates as MRARIYPLALGKILHHTIANLNQEVAGLMIGKVVSDVVEVWDAVTGLQQSSPAYVKLEESVMALVAEVLMENIPDLYIVGWYHSHPGLNVFMSPIDVETQKAYQAMFPKAIALVIDPLQFSVSWKVSDLKIGVFRIDKNEKVVPVRFTLGLQRRKVLESTLIGLQMLDLIPKKTDIANEERAKISTAKMLDIDNIVKFFSKTKKLLPSKKG
- a CDS encoding KH domain-containing protein; translated protein: MYPENPEPKHGTLTVTIPKDRIGVLIGVNGSVKKTIEEKLDVKLTIDSDGGVVSIELAKSPNEGGDPAAIFKARDIVVAIGRGFSPERAFRLFEEDVVLDIVHLEDFIGKNVNDLVRIRARLIGTGGKTRKIIEENAHVFVSIYGDTVAIIGDPQDVEAAKEAVIRLITGSPHSAVYKMLDEYARKRKTGRLIPGFKL